In Zingiber officinale cultivar Zhangliang chromosome 1A, Zo_v1.1, whole genome shotgun sequence, a genomic segment contains:
- the LOC122032524 gene encoding abscisic acid receptor PYL10-like encodes MEDGDSGPRRSTPAEEEHLAGLTEDDYAALRPVIDAHHRYDVGPGQCSSILAQRIRAPAATVWSFVRRFDRPQVYKHFIRSCALKDAGGGEDLRPGCLRELSVITGLPASTSMERLDLLDDARRAIGFTIIGGEHRLRNYRSVTTVDEVGGGDGEESRNTVVLESYVVDVPEGNTVEDTTLFADTVVRLNLQNLASVAEAALPPA; translated from the coding sequence ATGGAAGACGGCGACAGCGGCCCGAGAAGATCCACGCCGGCGGAGGAGGAGCATCTGGCGGGACTGACGGAGGATGACTACGCCGCCCTAAGACCGGTGATCGACGCCCACCACCGCTACGACGTTGGGCCCGGCCAGTGCTCATCCATCCTCGCCCAGCGGATCCGCGCCCCGGCCGCCACCGTGTGGTCCTTCGTCCGCCGCTTCGACCGCCCCCAGGTCTACAAGCACTTCATCCGGAGCTGCGCTCTCAAGGACGCCGGCGGAGGCGAAGACCTCCGCCCAGGCTGCCTCCGCGAGCTCAGCGTCATCACGGGCCTCCCGGCGAGCACCAGCATGGAGCGGCTCGACCTCCTCGACGACGCCCGGCGCGCGATCGGATTCACCATCATAGGCGGCGAGCACCGGCTCCGGAACTACCGATCGGTGACGACGGTGGACGAGGTCGGGGGAGGCGACGGGGAGGAGTCGCGGAATACAGTGGTGCTGGAGTCGTACGTGGTGGACGTGCCCGAGGGGAACACGGTGGAGGACACCACGCTCTTCGCGGATACCGTCGTGCGGCTCAACCTGCAGAATCTCGCCTCAGTGGCGGAGGCAGCGCTTCCGCCGGCGTGA
- the LOC122032547 gene encoding HMG-Y-related protein A-like: protein MAANDEDSGKSYPEMIMEAIDALNEKNGSNKSALSKYLEARYSDLPPSHASLLTAHLARLRETGELVFLKNNYFRPGPNSPPKRGRGRPPKPKPAPTLGEEAPSPRPRGRPPKPKDSLSVSVTKVTSGIPRQRGRPPKSAASRPAASVPVAAGGVVKRGRGRPPKVKPAAEPALVTDAA from the exons ATGGCCGCCAACGATGAAGATTCCGGTAAATCGTACCCTGAG ATGATAATGGAAGCGATCGATGCTCTGAACGAGAAGAACGGGTCGAACAAGTCGGCGTTGTCCAAGTATTTGGAGGCCAGGTACAGCGACCTGCCGCCGTCGCACGCGTCGCTGCTGACGGCGCACCTCGCCCGGTTGCGTGAAACCGGCGAGCTCGTCTTCTTGAAGAATAACTATTTCCGGCCGGGCCCAAACTCGCCGCCGAAGCGCGGCCGCGGGCGCCCTCCGAAGCCGAAGCCAGCGCCCACCCTCGGTGAGGAAGCCCCCTCCCCGCGTCCCCGCGGCCGGCCGCCCAAGCCCAAGGACTCTCTCTCCGTCTCCGTCACGAAGGTGACCTCCGGCATCCCCCGGCAGCGCGGCCGCCCGCCCAAGTCCGCCGCCTCGCGTCCCGCCGCCAGTGTTCCCGTCGCCGCCGGAGGCGTGGTCAAGCGAGGGCGGGGGCGGCCGCCAAAGGTGAAGCCCGCCGCCGAGCCTGCTCTAGTGACTGACGCGGCATGA
- the LOC122032532 gene encoding ADP-ribosylation factor-like protein 8c isoform X2 — MIPTVGFNMRKVTKGNVTIKLWDLGGQRRFRTMWERYCRGVSAILYVVDAADRDSLPISKSELQDLLQKPSLGRIPLLVLGNKIDKSEAVSQQALVDQLSLEDIKDREVCYYMISCKESVNIDIVIDWLIKHARKAK; from the exons ATGATCCCTACG GTTGGCTTTAATATGCGGAAAGTCACAAAGGGAAATGTTACCATAAAGCTATGGGATTTAGGAGGTCAGAGGAGATTTCGCACAATGTGGGAGCGATATTGCCGTGGAGTCTCTGCAATTCT ATATGTTGTGGATGCCGCAGACAGAGATAGCTTACCGATATCAAAAAGTGAACTACAAGACCTTCTACAAAAGCCGTCACTCGGTCGAATCCCCCTACTTGTTCTCGGCAATAAGATTGACAAGTCGGAAGCTGTCTCTCAACAAGCTCTTGTTGACCAACT TTCTTTGGAGGACATCAAAGATAGGGAGGTATGCTACTACATGATCTCATGCAAAGAATCCGTAAACATCGATATCGTTATCGACTGGCTCATCAAGCATGCTAGGAAAGCAAAGTGA
- the LOC122032532 gene encoding ADP-ribosylation factor-like protein 8c isoform X1 encodes MGLLDSLLNWLRSLFFKQEMELSLVGLQNAGKTSLVNAIATGGYSEDMIPTVGFNMRKVTKGNVTIKLWDLGGQRRFRTMWERYCRGVSAILYVVDAADRDSLPISKSELQDLLQKPSLGRIPLLVLGNKIDKSEAVSQQALVDQLSLEDIKDREVCYYMISCKESVNIDIVIDWLIKHARKAK; translated from the exons CCTTTTTTTCAAACAAGAGATGGAGCTTTCCTTGGTTGGCCTTCAAAATGCAGGAAAGACATCTCTTGTCAATGCAATTGCA ACTGGCGGCTACAGTGAAGATATGATCCCTACG GTTGGCTTTAATATGCGGAAAGTCACAAAGGGAAATGTTACCATAAAGCTATGGGATTTAGGAGGTCAGAGGAGATTTCGCACAATGTGGGAGCGATATTGCCGTGGAGTCTCTGCAATTCT ATATGTTGTGGATGCCGCAGACAGAGATAGCTTACCGATATCAAAAAGTGAACTACAAGACCTTCTACAAAAGCCGTCACTCGGTCGAATCCCCCTACTTGTTCTCGGCAATAAGATTGACAAGTCGGAAGCTGTCTCTCAACAAGCTCTTGTTGACCAACT TTCTTTGGAGGACATCAAAGATAGGGAGGTATGCTACTACATGATCTCATGCAAAGAATCCGTAAACATCGATATCGTTATCGACTGGCTCATCAAGCATGCTAGGAAAGCAAAGTGA